A genomic window from Peromyscus maniculatus bairdii isolate BWxNUB_F1_BW_parent chromosome 1, HU_Pman_BW_mat_3.1, whole genome shotgun sequence includes:
- the LOC143273963 gene encoding vomeronasal type-1 receptor 4-like: MAVGIFFMSQTALGMLGNSALLCCFIIADFSGIRAKPTDLIVKHLTWANFIVLFKGIPQTIAVFSQTYYVDYVSCKLVLYFNRVGRGVSLISTSLLSAIQAITISPSHSMWAQLKVRVLNIISPSLGLCWALQMLVYAFILVYTTDIKGGRNVTGIKIFEYCAIVKLQRPINTLTLILLTSSDVLFLGLMMWASGYMVFILLKHKHRVQHIHRSLSITSSPETRATQGILTLVSSFVLFYVMSIVFTAYLSVLEGTGRWVSNADAAMAACFPAFCPFLLLRHYRSIFSLCCPSSY, from the coding sequence ATGGCTGTGGGCATCTTCTTCATGTCTCAGACTGCACTGGGAATGCTGGGGAACTCAGCCTTGCTTTGCTGTTTTATCATTGCTGACTTCTCTGGAATCAGGGCAAAGCCCACAGACCTGATTGTCAAACACCTGACCTGGGCCAACTTCATTGTTCTTTTCAAAGGAATCCCACAGACCATTGCTGTTTTTAGTCAGACTTACTATGTAGATTATGTTTCATGTAAACTTGTCTTATATTTTAATAGAGTTGGCAGAGGAGTTTCGCTTATCTCTACATCCCTTCTGAGTGCCATTCAGGCCATCACCATCAGCCCCAGTCATTCCATGTGGGCACAGCTCAAAGTCCGAGTCTTGAATATCATTAGCCCTTCCCTGGGTCTGTGTTGGGCCCTCCAGATGTTGGTATATGCCTTCATTCTGGTGTACACAACTGACATAAAGGGTGGAAGAAACGTTACTGGGATAAAAATTTTTGAATACTGTGCTATTGTGAAGCTTCAGAGACCAATCAACACACTTACTCTAATCCTATTGACATCCAGTGATGTCTTGTTTTTGGGACTGATGATGTGGGCCAGTGGCTACATGGTGTTTATCTTGCTCAAACACAAGCATAGGGTCCAACAcatccacagatccctctctATTACGTCATCCCCTGAGACCAGAGCCACCCAAGGAATCCTCACCCTAGTGAGCAGCTTTGTGCTCTTCTATGTAATGTCTATTGTCTTTACAGCTTACCTGTCTGTCCTTGAAGGAACTGGTAGGTGGGTGTCTAATGCAGATGCAGCCATGGCTGcatgcttcccagcattctgtcCCTTTCTGCTCCTCAGACACTACAGGTCCATTTTCAGTCTCTGCTGTCCCAGTTCTTACTAG